CGTTCACCGCCGCATCGATATCCGCATCTTCCATCACGATGAACGGCGCCTTGCCACCCAGTTCCAGCCGGACTTCCTTCAGTCCTTCGGATGCGGCGGCCATGATCTTGCGCCCCGCGGGCGTGCTGCCGGTCATGGTGATGAGCTTGGTGACGGGATTGACCACCAGCGCATTGCCCACCGTCACGCCGCCACCCGTCACGACATTGAACACACCCTTGGGGAAGCCGGCCTCGACCGTCAGTTCCGCCAGCGCCAGGGTGGCGAGCGGGGTGAGTTCATGCGGCTTGATGACAAAGGTATTGCCCGCCGCAACTGCCGGGCCCAGCTTGCGCGCGGTCAGCGCCAGCGGGAAGTTCCATGCCGAGATGCCTGCCACCACGCCGTGGGGGATCTTCTCGATCAGGATCTTTTCCCCCGGCCTGCTGCCGGGAATGATGTTGCCTTCCAGCCTGCGGACATTCTCCGCGGCGAAGCGGATGAGCTGGATGGCGAAGCTGACTTCCACCCGGGCTTCCTTCAGCGGCTTGCCGTTTTCGGAAGTGATGATGCGGGCCAGCTTTTCCGTATCCCGTCTGATCAGTTCGATCAGGCGGTACAGGTAATCCGCCCGCTCGGTCGCCACCAGCCGGCTCCAGGCGGGAAAGGCATCCTGTGCGGTACGCAGCGCACGGTTTACGTCCGCTTCCCCCGCAACGGCCACTCTGGCCAGCACGTCTCCGGTTGCGGGATTCTTGATGGTGTCGTGATCGGTGTTGTCGGCTTTTGTCCATTCACCACCGATGAACAGGTCATAGGTTTTCGGCTCGGTCATTCCTGGAAATCTCCGTTGGGTTGGGGGCGCGCCCTGCCGCTGCCGGACGGAAGACGTGCGGGCGCCACCCGCTCCGGTATGCCGGGGCAGGGCGGGGCTGCGCGGTAGAAGGGGTAAGGGGCAGGAAGTGCGGGAATCCGGATGCGGATCAGGACAGGAAGGGGCGACCTTCATGGGCGACCAGCAGGTCGTGCATGTCGGTTGCGTGGTCTTCCTCTTCCGCCAGGATTTTCTCAAGCATGATGCGCGTGGTGGGATCATGGTCGGCAAAATAGCGGATCAGTTCACGGTAATGCTCGATCACCAGCCGCTCGGCCACCAGGTTCTGGCGCACCATCTCGACCAGGTTGCCAC
This portion of the Komagataeibacter sp. FNDCF1 genome encodes:
- the aldA gene encoding aldehyde dehydrogenase — translated: MTEPKTYDLFIGGEWTKADNTDHDTIKNPATGDVLARVAVAGEADVNRALRTAQDAFPAWSRLVATERADYLYRLIELIRRDTEKLARIITSENGKPLKEARVEVSFAIQLIRFAAENVRRLEGNIIPGSRPGEKILIEKIPHGVVAGISAWNFPLALTARKLGPAVAAGNTFVIKPHELTPLATLALAELTVEAGFPKGVFNVVTGGGVTVGNALVVNPVTKLITMTGSTPAGRKIMAAASEGLKEVRLELGGKAPFIVMEDADIDAAVNAAVAARFMNCGQVCTANERTYVHTAIYDEFLRRLRTRIEALKTGNPLDENTDMGPKISADELKKVDDMVRKAVEQGASVELGGKRLTGGAYDRGNFYAPTLLTGVNSSMDIVQNEVFGPVLSLIRVRDFDDAIAQANNSRYGLSAYMFTQNLKNIMRMTNELNFGEIYVNREGGEAAQGFHHGYGDSGIGGEDGQYGLEAYVDTKTVYLNA